The Virgibacillus dokdonensis genome includes a window with the following:
- a CDS encoding rhodanese-like domain-containing protein: protein MEIVQWVLIAIAVVFIVSRFMPVKGVTQMTVQEVKNKLKDRKVQFIDVRTPQEYKANHQKPFKNIPLHELMNRCNELDKQKEVVVICQSGMRSMRAAKILKKQGFGKITNVKGGMGAWI from the coding sequence ATGGAAATAGTGCAATGGGTGCTCATTGCTATAGCAGTTGTGTTTATAGTTAGTAGGTTTATGCCGGTAAAAGGCGTGACACAAATGACTGTACAAGAAGTAAAAAACAAGTTGAAAGATAGAAAAGTACAATTTATTGATGTCCGTACCCCGCAAGAATATAAGGCAAATCATCAAAAACCATTTAAAAACATACCGTTACACGAGCTAATGAATCGTTGTAACGAATTAGATAAGCAAAAAGAAGTCGTCGTTATTTGTCAAAGCGGTATGCGTAGTATGCGTGCAGCAAAAATATTAAAAAAACAAGGATTTGGAAAAATAACTAACGTAAAAGGTGGCATGGGTGCCTGGATATAG
- a CDS encoding DsrE/DsrF/DrsH-like family protein, whose protein sequence is MAEKKRTTIILFSGEYDKAMAAYIIANGAAAYDHEVTIFHTFWGLNALRKDNQAPVKKGFLEKMFGKMMPRGADKMGLSKMNYLGMGPKMMKQVMKKHNAMPLPDLISMAQEQDIKLLACTMTMDLLGLQKEELLDNIEYGGVGAYVGDSEDANITLFI, encoded by the coding sequence ATGGCTGAAAAAAAGAGGACGACAATTATTCTATTTAGTGGTGAATACGATAAAGCGATGGCTGCTTATATTATTGCTAATGGTGCTGCTGCCTATGATCATGAAGTAACGATTTTCCACACATTTTGGGGGTTAAACGCACTACGCAAAGATAATCAAGCTCCTGTAAAAAAAGGCTTCTTGGAGAAAATGTTTGGAAAAATGATGCCGCGTGGTGCTGATAAAATGGGACTATCTAAGATGAATTATTTAGGAATGGGGCCAAAAATGATGAAGCAAGTCATGAAAAAGCATAATGCTATGCCACTTCCTGATTTAATTTCTATGGCGCAGGAGCAAGACATAAAACTACTTGCTTGTACGATGACAATGGATTTATTAGGTTTGCAAAAAGAGGAGTTGCTCGACAATATTGAGTACGGTGGCGTAGGAGCATATGTCGGAGATTCCGAAGATGCAAATATAACCTTATTTATATAA
- a CDS encoding metal-sensitive transcriptional regulator, which produces MKYDAKVKNRMKRIEGQVKGIIKMMEEEKDCKDVVMQLSAVKSALDRTSALVVSKNLEACIRQADDEDAEPLINEAVNLLVKSR; this is translated from the coding sequence ATGAAATACGATGCAAAAGTAAAAAATCGTATGAAACGTATAGAAGGACAAGTAAAAGGTATTATTAAAATGATGGAAGAAGAAAAAGATTGTAAAGATGTCGTCATGCAGTTATCAGCTGTAAAGAGTGCCTTAGATAGAACTTCAGCACTTGTAGTTAGCAAAAATCTGGAGGCTTGTATTCGTCAAGCAGATGATGAAGATGCAGAACCTTTAATTAATGAAGCGGTCAATTTGCTTGTAAAGAGTAGATAA
- a CDS encoding carbonic anhydrase, whose protein sequence is MDEQHIIQSNQDFVKKTQLEDPDLFNQLQQGQHPDFFVLACSDSRVSPSVISQMKLGNMFVHRNIANQVAKEDASFSASLYYALVHLKVKHIIIKGHTECGGIHAAWSGNNEEELAPWIANIRSNLPDSSSNKEVSMDELTKTNIMKQVEHIKDHPIYKAYGEGVSVSGLLFHLDSGKLEKIV, encoded by the coding sequence ATGGATGAACAACATATCATTCAAAGTAATCAAGATTTTGTTAAAAAAACGCAATTGGAAGACCCGGATCTTTTCAATCAGTTACAACAAGGGCAACACCCTGATTTCTTCGTATTAGCATGTAGTGATTCTCGAGTTAGTCCATCAGTCATTTCGCAAATGAAGCTTGGCAATATGTTTGTCCACCGAAATATTGCTAACCAAGTAGCGAAAGAGGATGCAAGTTTTTCAGCGAGTCTTTATTATGCCTTGGTCCATCTTAAAGTGAAGCATATTATTATAAAGGGGCATACAGAATGTGGTGGTATTCACGCTGCTTGGAGTGGTAACAATGAAGAAGAATTAGCACCATGGATTGCTAACATCCGCAGTAATTTACCAGATTCAAGTTCTAACAAAGAAGTCTCCATGGATGAGCTAACGAAAACCAATATCATGAAACAGGTAGAGCATATAAAAGATCATCCTATCTACAAAGCATATGGAGAAGGAGTAAGCGTAAGTGGATTATTGTTCCATCTTGACAGTGGAAAATTAGAAAAAATCGTCTAA
- a CDS encoding DsrE/DsrF/DrsH-like family protein — translation MANTKVAIIAANGGLFDAYKVFNLATAAAASDAEVGIFFTFEGLNLIHKEAHKNLPLPEGKEHFEEGFKQANVPSIAELLSIAQEMDVKILACQMTMDVMNLEKDQLVDGIEVAGAASFIEYAKDANMTLTF, via the coding sequence ATGGCAAATACAAAAGTGGCAATTATTGCAGCAAATGGGGGACTGTTTGATGCATATAAAGTTTTCAATTTAGCAACAGCAGCTGCAGCATCGGATGCAGAAGTAGGCATTTTCTTTACATTTGAAGGATTAAATTTAATTCATAAGGAAGCTCATAAAAACCTTCCATTGCCAGAAGGAAAAGAGCATTTTGAGGAAGGCTTTAAACAAGCAAATGTACCATCCATTGCAGAATTATTAAGTATTGCGCAAGAAATGGATGTAAAAATACTAGCCTGTCAAATGACAATGGATGTAATGAACTTAGAAAAAGATCAGCTCGTTGATGGTATTGAAGTCGCTGGTGCAGCATCTTTTATTGAATATGCGAAAGATGCCAATATGACGCTAACATTCTAA
- a CDS encoding MBL fold metallo-hydrolase — translation MSFTAMKSHEVARKVIQKKELFILDVRNESDFADWKIEGENFSYLNVPYFDLIDGVDSILDKLPTDKDILVVCAKEGSSVMVAEMLSEQGLQVFYLEGGMKAWSEHMEPIKVGDLTNGGEMYQFVRLGKGCLSYMVVSNGEAAIIDATRMTGIFTRFAKELGVTIKHVLDTHLHADHISGGRSIAKETGATYWLPPKDAGEVVFDYQALEDGEEVKIGNTTINIHALYSPGHTIGSTSFVVGEKYLLTGDILFIDSIGRPDLAGLAEDWVGDLRETLYHRYRELSNELIVLPAHFMIIEELNEDGTVAEKLGTLFAKNHGLNIEDEAEFRKLVTENLPPQPNAYQEIRQTNMGKITPDEEKQREMEIGPNRCAVR, via the coding sequence ATGTCTTTTACAGCAATGAAGTCTCATGAAGTAGCAAGAAAGGTCATCCAAAAGAAAGAATTATTTATTTTGGATGTTCGTAATGAAAGTGATTTTGCAGATTGGAAGATAGAAGGAGAAAATTTTTCATATTTAAACGTCCCTTACTTTGATTTAATTGATGGTGTAGATAGTATTTTAGATAAATTGCCAACAGATAAAGATATTTTAGTTGTTTGTGCGAAGGAAGGATCTTCTGTAATGGTTGCTGAAATGCTGTCGGAACAGGGATTACAAGTTTTCTATTTAGAAGGCGGTATGAAAGCTTGGAGCGAACACATGGAGCCAATAAAAGTTGGTGATTTAACTAACGGTGGTGAAATGTATCAATTTGTTCGCTTAGGAAAAGGATGTCTCTCTTATATGGTAGTGTCTAATGGTGAAGCGGCAATTATTGATGCTACACGCATGACAGGAATTTTCACTCGTTTTGCGAAGGAGCTTGGCGTTACTATTAAGCATGTGCTCGACACACACTTGCATGCAGATCATATTTCTGGTGGTAGAAGTATCGCTAAAGAAACAGGAGCGACGTATTGGCTTCCACCGAAAGACGCTGGAGAAGTTGTATTTGATTATCAAGCTCTAGAAGACGGGGAAGAAGTGAAGATTGGTAATACAACCATTAATATCCATGCTTTATATAGCCCGGGGCATACCATTGGTTCTACATCCTTTGTCGTCGGTGAAAAATATTTATTGACAGGTGATATTCTATTCATTGATTCTATTGGTAGACCAGATTTAGCTGGACTTGCAGAAGATTGGGTAGGAGATCTACGCGAAACGTTGTATCATCGTTACCGTGAATTATCAAATGAACTCATCGTTCTTCCGGCTCACTTTATGATTATCGAAGAATTGAATGAAGATGGTACAGTTGCTGAAAAGCTGGGAACACTATTTGCGAAGAACCACGGATTAAATATTGAAGACGAAGCGGAATTTAGAAAACTAGTAACGGAGAATTTACCACCTCAACCAAATGCGTATCAAGAAATTCGTCAGACGAATATGGGGAAAATTACTCCTGATGAGGAAAAACAACGTGAAATGGAAATCGGTCCTAATCGTTGTGCTGTTCGATAA
- a CDS encoding SulP family inorganic anion transporter — protein sequence MWKKLVPAFDWLPNYNRSDFSGDLSAGLIVAIMLIPQGMAYAMLAGLDPVIGLYASTIPLIIYALFGTSRQLAVGPVAMVSLLVLSGVSTLAEPGSSEYVSLVLLLMLMVGLIQLLLGVLKLGFLVNFLSHAVISGFTSAAAIIIGLSQLKDLTGVTYESGKSEVFLLILESVKRISEINPITLTIGIGSIVLLILFKKYVKKIPGPIVVVTLSILAVYVFNLYEDGVSIVGQVPKGLPALSFPTFTMDSIVALLPIAFTITFVGFMESIAMAKAIAAKEKYKVNANQELIGLGLANVGGSFFSAYPVTGGFSRSAVNYQAGARTPLASIITAVLIMLTLLFFTDLFYYLPKAVLAAIIMVAVYSLIDFHEAKKLFKLNNADGWTWILTFLATLVLGIQTGILIGIVFSLLVYVSKNAYPHIAELGFVESRGVYKNKQRYPDAMDDPEVIIFRVDADLFFANMSFVEDKLCNRLAEKPDTKYVIMDFSGVNSMDAVSIHSLEEMMQTCNQHTQFLFAGIKGPVMDVLEKASWDKKYHQMIHYITIEEAVKSLKNRVKNDG from the coding sequence TTGTGGAAAAAACTAGTTCCAGCGTTTGATTGGTTGCCAAATTATAATCGTAGTGATTTCAGTGGTGACTTATCAGCCGGATTAATTGTAGCCATTATGCTAATCCCACAAGGTATGGCTTATGCCATGTTAGCTGGTTTAGACCCAGTTATCGGACTATATGCTTCAACAATTCCTTTAATTATCTATGCGCTTTTTGGTACATCAAGACAGTTAGCAGTAGGTCCAGTAGCAATGGTGTCTTTACTTGTTCTAAGTGGTGTTTCAACATTAGCCGAACCCGGATCATCGGAGTATGTTTCGCTCGTTCTTTTACTCATGCTAATGGTAGGATTGATTCAATTATTATTAGGGGTTCTTAAGCTAGGATTCTTAGTTAACTTTCTGTCGCATGCTGTCATTAGTGGCTTTACTTCAGCAGCAGCGATCATTATCGGTTTGAGTCAATTAAAGGACCTAACTGGTGTTACGTATGAATCTGGAAAAAGTGAAGTGTTTTTGCTTATCTTAGAATCTGTAAAACGAATATCCGAAATTAACCCAATTACATTAACGATTGGTATTGGTAGTATTGTTTTGTTAATTCTATTTAAAAAATATGTAAAAAAGATACCTGGCCCTATTGTAGTGGTTACACTAAGCATCTTAGCAGTGTATGTTTTCAATTTATATGAAGATGGTGTATCGATTGTAGGGCAAGTTCCTAAAGGACTGCCAGCATTGTCTTTCCCAACATTTACGATGGATTCCATCGTTGCTTTGCTACCAATAGCGTTTACCATTACCTTTGTTGGCTTTATGGAATCTATTGCTATGGCAAAGGCTATCGCAGCTAAAGAAAAGTATAAAGTAAATGCAAATCAGGAATTAATAGGCTTAGGTTTGGCAAATGTTGGAGGTTCCTTTTTCTCTGCTTATCCTGTAACAGGTGGTTTTTCTAGATCAGCGGTCAATTACCAAGCAGGTGCAAGAACGCCGTTAGCTTCAATTATTACGGCAGTGCTCATTATGCTAACATTACTTTTTTTCACAGATTTATTTTATTATCTTCCAAAGGCTGTGTTGGCGGCAATTATTATGGTAGCTGTCTATAGTTTGATCGATTTTCATGAAGCTAAAAAACTATTTAAACTTAACAATGCAGACGGTTGGACTTGGATACTAACATTTTTGGCAACATTAGTGCTCGGAATTCAAACAGGTATTTTAATCGGTATTGTATTTTCACTGCTTGTCTATGTTAGTAAAAATGCTTATCCACATATTGCGGAATTAGGCTTTGTGGAAAGTCGTGGTGTGTATAAAAACAAGCAACGTTATCCTGATGCAATGGATGATCCAGAGGTAATCATCTTTCGTGTAGATGCTGATCTGTTCTTCGCTAATATGTCATTTGTTGAAGATAAATTGTGTAATCGGTTAGCAGAAAAACCAGATACAAAGTATGTTATTATGGATTTTTCCGGAGTGAATTCGATGGATGCTGTTTCCATTCATTCATTGGAGGAAATGATGCAGACTTGTAATCAGCATACGCAATTTTTATTTGCGGGTATTAAAGGGCCTGTCATGGATGTATTAGAAAAAGCAAGCTGGGATAAAAAATACCATCAGATGATTCACTATATTACTATTGAAGAAGCAGTAAAATCATTGAAAAATAGGGTGAAGAACGATGGATGA
- a CDS encoding sulfurtransferase TusA family protein, with product MSITANEVLDAKGLSCPMPIVKTKKAISNLKAGEVIEVQATDKGSTADIKAWSESTGHQYIGTVEEGDVLKHYIRVASEAEKKEETKHDNVVNLNDLQKKVEAKDTISILDVREPAEFAFGHIPGAINIPLDQLDTRLEELDKERELYVICRTGSRSDLASQKLTAHGFKDVINVVPGMTKWEGSLEKNN from the coding sequence ATGAGTATTACTGCAAATGAAGTATTAGATGCCAAAGGGCTATCTTGCCCTATGCCAATTGTTAAAACGAAAAAAGCGATTAGCAATTTAAAGGCTGGAGAAGTTATTGAAGTGCAAGCTACAGATAAAGGTTCTACAGCGGATATAAAAGCTTGGTCTGAAAGCACAGGGCATCAATACATTGGCACGGTAGAAGAAGGAGACGTGTTGAAACATTACATCCGCGTAGCTAGTGAAGCGGAAAAGAAAGAAGAAACGAAGCATGATAACGTGGTTAATTTAAATGACTTACAAAAGAAAGTAGAAGCAAAGGATACTATTTCTATCCTTGATGTGCGTGAGCCGGCAGAATTTGCCTTTGGTCATATACCTGGGGCAATCAATATTCCTTTAGATCAATTGGATACAAGACTAGAAGAATTAGATAAAGAAAGAGAATTATATGTTATATGCCGGACGGGAAGCCGTAGCGATTTAGCTTCGCAAAAGCTTACTGCTCATGGATTTAAGGATGTGATCAACGTTGTTCCAGGTATGACCAAGTGGGAAGGATCACTTGAAAAAAATAACTAA
- a CDS encoding rhodanese-like domain-containing protein: MKEITTQDLIKKYQQDQQIKIIDVREDDEVALGKAPGALHIPLGDVANRVQELNKDEHYYVICRSGGRSATACKILAENNIDCTNIAGGMLAWDEEVEI, translated from the coding sequence ATGAAGGAAATTACAACACAAGATTTGATAAAGAAGTATCAACAAGATCAACAAATAAAGATTATTGATGTTCGGGAAGATGATGAAGTAGCGCTAGGGAAGGCCCCTGGAGCACTCCACATCCCATTAGGAGACGTAGCAAATCGTGTCCAGGAATTAAACAAGGATGAACATTATTATGTCATTTGCCGTTCTGGTGGTAGAAGCGCCACTGCATGTAAAATTTTAGCAGAAAACAACATTGATTGTACAAACATAGCTGGAGGCATGCTTGCTTGGGATGAAGAAGTAGAAATATAG
- a CDS encoding sulfurtransferase TusA family protein: MEAAKVLDAKGLACPMPVVRTKKAIEEINAGEILEVHTTDKGSKSDLTAWAKSGGHELVKEAEEGDVFKFWIKKA, translated from the coding sequence ATGGAAGCAGCAAAAGTATTAGACGCAAAAGGGTTAGCATGCCCAATGCCAGTAGTAAGAACAAAGAAGGCGATCGAAGAAATAAATGCAGGAGAGATTTTAGAGGTGCATACAACAGATAAAGGTTCAAAAAGTGATTTAACGGCGTGGGCTAAGTCTGGTGGGCATGAATTAGTAAAAGAAGCCGAAGAAGGCGATGTATTTAAGTTTTGGATTAAAAAGGCTTAA
- a CDS encoding globin-coupled sensor protein, translating into MIFKKQKEASFFRKSAGKNTEISLKVENGNDVAKQIQMIGLTISDLSIIRQLKPYVIQNSHEIVERFYDNLAKEPSLMQIINTHSSIEKLKQTLKRHICEMFDGVINPTYFEKRVRIANMHVNIGLDTKWYMSAFQDLFLSLMDIIEQNIETKNESLLAIRAVSKIINLEQQLVLEAYDQKTNQLKREANLQKQQIRERVAESTESLAAISEETNASFQQLQSQSKEVIAIANNGTSLSEDAYSRAKKGKEQLNKQDENMKALYNSVEHLGNDVHHLLDVSKKMQSIVNIVKEVAEQTNLLALNASIEAARAGEYGRGFAVVAEEVRNLSEQTKESVTNVSSLIGNMNTQVDKITSSLSAVGTKIKQGNDGLQETEQHFSQIMEAMHETKNQNNKIDREIVSFIDIITELSKAVDEVAASADHLTTITYEMNES; encoded by the coding sequence ATGATTTTTAAAAAACAGAAAGAGGCTTCTTTTTTTCGAAAAAGTGCAGGGAAGAATACGGAGATAAGCTTGAAGGTAGAGAATGGTAATGATGTTGCTAAGCAAATTCAAATGATTGGGCTAACTATATCTGATCTATCCATCATTCGTCAATTAAAGCCTTATGTAATACAAAATAGCCATGAGATTGTTGAACGTTTTTATGATAATTTAGCTAAGGAACCATCTTTAATGCAAATTATTAATACACACAGTTCCATTGAAAAATTAAAACAAACGTTAAAGCGACATATATGTGAAATGTTTGATGGTGTCATCAATCCTACTTATTTTGAAAAACGAGTAAGAATTGCTAACATGCATGTAAATATAGGACTTGATACAAAATGGTATATGAGTGCCTTTCAGGATTTGTTTTTATCGCTAATGGATATCATTGAGCAAAATATAGAAACGAAAAATGAATCGCTTTTGGCTATACGTGCAGTATCAAAAATAATTAATTTAGAACAGCAACTTGTGCTAGAAGCCTATGATCAAAAGACGAACCAATTAAAACGGGAAGCAAATTTACAAAAACAACAAATTCGGGAGCGAGTAGCAGAATCTACGGAAAGCTTAGCAGCTATTTCTGAAGAAACGAATGCTTCCTTTCAGCAGTTGCAATCGCAATCAAAAGAAGTGATAGCGATTGCCAATAATGGCACATCATTATCGGAGGATGCTTACAGTAGAGCAAAAAAAGGAAAAGAACAATTAAATAAGCAGGATGAAAACATGAAAGCTCTATATAATTCGGTAGAGCATCTAGGAAATGATGTGCACCATTTATTAGATGTTTCTAAAAAGATGCAGTCCATTGTAAATATTGTTAAAGAAGTTGCTGAACAAACGAATTTACTTGCCTTAAATGCTTCTATAGAAGCAGCAAGAGCGGGTGAATACGGCCGAGGGTTCGCAGTAGTGGCTGAAGAAGTTCGCAATTTATCTGAACAAACGAAAGAATCGGTAACGAATGTATCCTCACTCATTGGGAATATGAATACGCAAGTGGATAAGATTACAAGCTCCTTAAGTGCAGTAGGAACAAAAATTAAACAAGGAAACGATGGGTTGCAAGAAACAGAGCAGCATTTTTCACAAATAATGGAAGCCATGCATGAAACAAAAAATCAAAATAATAAGATTGATCGTGAAATTGTATCTTTTATAGATATTATTACAGAATTAAGTAAAGCAGTTGACGAAGTAGCAGCTTCTGCAGATCATTTAACAACCATTACATATGAAATGAACGAAAGTTAA